The sequence below is a genomic window from Anopheles cruzii chromosome 3, idAnoCruzAS_RS32_06, whole genome shotgun sequence.
TCGCGTTATCAATGACAACAGCTACCGTAACCAACGGTGCGTCCTCACCGTCCAACCGATCGATCcacgccgccggccagcacTCGGATACGAAGTGCGAAGATGGGCTCCTGCTGCCGGTCTGGCAACCGCAGGACAACCTGACCACGGGTGACCGCATTGCGCGCGGCCTGGTGTACTTTCTGGCCCTCATGTACCTCTTCATTGGCGTGTCGATAGTGAGCGATCGGTTTATGGCGGCTATTGAAGTTATAACCTCGAAGGAGAAGGAGGTGCGCGTGAAGAAGGCGGGCGGCGAGGAgcagatcgtcgtcgtccgcgtttGGAACGAAACGGTCGCCAACCTGACGCTGATGGCGCTCGGGTCCAGTGCGCCGGAGATTCTGTTGTCGATCATCGAGATCGTGGCGAAAAACTTCAACGCCGGCGATCTGGGTCCCGGCACGATCGTCGGATCGGCCGCCTACAATCTCTTCGTTATCATCGCAATTTGCGTGCTGGTTATACCGGATGGGGAGGTGCGCAAGATCAAGCATCTGCGCGTATTTTTCGTCACCGCCACCTGGTCGGTGTTCGCCTATATCTGGCTGTACCTGATCCTCGCCCAGATCACGCCCGGCCGGGTCGACATGTGGGAGGGCTTCCTGACCTTCCTGTTCTTCCCGGCGACGGTGCTGACCGCGTACGTGGCCGATCGGCGCCTGCTGGTGTACAAGTACATCAGCAAGCAGTACCGGATGAACAAGCGGGGCGTGATCGTGCAGGTCGAGGCGGAGTCGGCCCTGGAGATGAATAATCGGGACGAGAAATTGAATACTATCGATGAGAACGGCGGCGTGTCCGAGGAGGTGCGCGATTTCGAGGAGAGCCGGCGCGAGTACATCTCCGCGCTGAAGGACCTGCGCAAAAAGTACCCCCAGCACGACCTGGAGCAGCTCGAGATCATGGCGCAGGAGCAGCTGATGAACAAGGGACCCAAATCGCGCGCGTTCTACCGCATCCAGGCCACGCGCAAGATGATGGGTAGTGGTAACATTATGAGAAAAATCTCCGAACGAGCCCAGTCCGATCTGAGCGAGGTGAAGGCGGAACTGCAGcgcgtcgacgtcgacgagcCGATCGAGGAGGACGCCGCCTGCCGGGTGTTCTTCGAGCCGGGCCACTACACGGTGATGGAGTCGGTCGGCGAGTTCGAGGTGCGCGTCGTGCGCCGCGGCGACCTGGCCGCCTCGGTGACGGTCGACTTCGAGACGGAGGACGGTTCGGCCGAGGCGGGCTCCGATTATATCGGCAAAAAGGGTACGCTCACGTTCGCGCCCGGTGTCGACGAGCAGCGCTTCCAGATCCAGgtgatcgacgacgatgtgtTCGAGCAGGACGAACACTTCTATATCCGGCTGAGCAACGTGTCCGAGCCGGCCGCCCTGTCCACGCCGAAGGTCGCCACGGTCATGATACTGGACGATGACCACAGCGGCATCTTTGCGCTCGCCAGCAAGGACCACGAGCTGGTCGAGTCGGTCGGCACGTACGAGCTGAAGGTGCAGCGGTACAGTGGCGCCCGCGGCAAGGTGCGCGTCCCGTTCTGGACCGAGGACGGCACGGCCAAGGCGGGCAAGGACTTTGAGGAGCAGCGTGGCGAGCTGATTTTCGAGAACAACGAAATTGAGTAAGTGCGCCTGAGGGTGTTTTTGTACCATTATATTTAGGTGAAACCATTATTAACCGGGGCGTCCTCAATTTCTGGTAGGAGTCGCCAATTTCTGTCGAAAGCAGTGAGCCTTTCGAGCGGTTTCTAAGGGGCTGGTCCCGAAGCTTGTTGGGATGCCTCTTTTTCGATAAATTTGTGATCCCCTATGGATGTCTGGATGCTACTTCTGAGTTGTCTAAACATGGTTGAATTCTCGACCATGAAGCTATGAATTCTTGTTTGTCCACACTACATAGGGTCAGTCGAATGACATATGTTTTAATGAACTACGACAGCATTTTGGGCTTTCAACACTTGTGTGTAGATTTTTTTTCACGTGCGCGTTGTTGCTTTGAATCCATTTCTAAAATCATGTACAACTATCAACAGAACATATTTTTCTAATGCAACAACTAATGAAGTTTTATTACGGTGTGATATATTGTGGTTCTTTCGTGTTCATTAATCTATCTGGCTCGGCTTTATCGCCGGCCATGAAATAATTAGCGCGACTGCGACTGATCTTTATTTCTAACTTTTGGTTCATATTTATACGTTTATACGTTCCTGGCGTAATCCACGGGAAGAACACCCCGATACCTCGCAAGTCTATAAAGAGGGCTTTCCCTTATTATGCGCTTAGTCTAATATCCGCTGTCGACCGAACATGTGGCAACTAATGCCTGCTACAATGGGCCTTTAGTAGTAGAGGATTTCGATTATCGCAAGCGTAGAAACCAGGAGCCCGTAGGAACATGCTTTTGGTTCCTATCCAGGATTCGGATTCATCGTcaggttccgttccgtcacaTTGGGGATGATACTACTTTGGGGTTCCGCAGGTTGCCTAATAGGGTCACTATGTTGTGGCATTGCGCAAACCGCAGTAAACCGCAAAACAAGATGCGGACCAAGTATCAGAAGTTCACTGAGTTCTGCAAATTTCCGGTTTTCACTAGTGCTTCCTGATTCCACCCAATGCGAGTATGCGGACGCGTGTACGCAGTTGTATAATGACGATTTATCCACTGCACCAACTTGTCCAATTCGGGTTACTCTGCCGATAGGCGATACGCTTGCCCGTGCCGGTGTAGACCTTGCCGTCACAGGGGCGCACCCACTTATCTCGTGTGCCGTAATGCGGGTTTTTGGAACTGGAGCTCCAGCACCCTCCAATTGACGCCACAGTTTCGTATCGCCGCCGAAAGGTGTCTTGCGTGGCGATGATCGAATGGCTCGCAGCCGGTTAAGCGTTTAAGCCGCAGCGTGATAACGTGGACACGACCGTTTGGGGGGATGCATCGCCTGTTGTCGTGTACACGGAACTTCCTCTAATCGGCCGCGATCGGTATCGGTCTGACGCGCTCAGCTGGGTCTCCCCACCGATTTCGGTGACGCCTTCTGGTGACACACGTCTACGTGCTCGTAGTATCGCTGACGGTCAGCGATCGGTGCTCGACAAAAATAACGCGGCGGGCGGCTAAAATTAGTCCGGAACAACGACTGCCTCAGGTACGGCTCCGTCCGTAACGTTTGGCAAGTTTCATTGAACATTCCATTCGGGCCGGGGCGTGTGGGCGTGTGTGAGTTACTTTCGCCCGACGGTGGGCGGACTAGAAAAATCCTAAACATGCGCCACACATCCTGCTTCCTGCCTGCGTTGTGTAGGTCCAGCCTTCGGCGTGGGTTGAGCCTCTGCCCCGCATTTGCACTCTCAACCCGCGACCATGACGTAATTCGGGCAGCACGCGCATTTCTTCGTGCTCCGTGTTGATTTCCACTCCACTTATCGCATCGCACAGCCCCGGCACACGCCGTCACGCAGGTCCAATCGATGGAGATACGCGATACTTTGACCCTGAACGTACGCCGCGATAGGGAAGCCGCTGCCGGacaacggtggccacttcaTCGATCTTCCTGTGACGGTGGCCGTAAGTGGTCGCAGTCGCCCGAGGTCGCAACCCGTTCGGACTGAAACGGAGTGGGTCAAACACGAAAATCGATAGCCCTTGCCGCGGGGTTCCAGGAGTGTTGGTACGCGAGTCCGTTCAGGTCCAGGCATTTTTGGCATTTTGCGCCACCCTCCGTGGTAACCTACTTCGGGTCTGGGAAGTAATTTATGCAGGGTCGATATGCAGGGTTGGTGGCTTACGCCTGGCCAGTTTTATGGCCCCAAGGAGCGATAGGGTTCCGATTAAAGTGTCGCGAAAAAACCCGTACTCGAAAAATACGAAAGAAAACGTTGCACATTAggccacggtcacggtggACGAATTGTCGCGCTTGTAAATATTGACGTGACAGCGTAATCAATTGTAACGAACAGTGAAAGGGGCCTCGTCGTGGTGGCTGGGCGAAGGGGGATTAAACTCCTGGCGACTCGTCCAGCTGGTTCCGCATTGCGCCCCCACCGTTTATATAATGTagcccgccccccccggggtaGTGTCGAGGCCAGCAGGTCGAAAGGGTCTGGCTGTCAGGTGCTGTCGTCGGTGGCTGCTAATGCGCGCTGGAACATGGGGCGCTCATTCGGGTCATGTGGGCGATTTGTTtgcgctttttttgttgctgttgccttTCGCGGGTTCGCTAATTcaattttgcaaaaataaatcataatcgTGCACTTTAAGCGCAGTGACACACGGTAAACATATTTGATTCCGTGATGTCGACAAGCGAGCGAAACGGTTTGCGATCATAAAAGAACGCGACACCGATCGATTGCGCCATCGACAAGAACTTATGCAAAAGCTGTGTGAGTTGCTTGATCAAATTGCTCATAAAATAACGttaatttatagttaaaaaCGGTGGAACACAACATGTTAGAAAATATCACAACATGTTTATTTTCTCATCGCAGAAAGCCTTCAAACTTTGATTAAACACGCTTAAAGACTTTCTGTTGTTTGTTACGTTTGAAGTTAAAGGCACCAACATTAAAGGTAATGTTTTGTGCATAAAGTTTGATAATTAATAAatagtttgaaaaaaaaaacactgcgGATGCTGTATTTTCCGTGTCAAAGAAACGTGTCGGACAATCTCAGGAAAAGTGGCTTTATAATCTAAGCTGGCGAACTGTCAGGTGATAGCCGACAGAATATTACTAAAATTTCCATCCAAGACACCCTACCAAAATGCGACGAATTTGAAGTTCGTCGTATTCACGTGCCCAAAACAGGACGCTGATCAGAACGCACTCTGAATTTTAGCTGACCAGCGTCCAAAGGTGAGTTATATTTAACTTCTCTGTTCCAAAAAGCACCCACAGAGTTCCCGCGAAAGTAAACTAACTTTGCTTCTGTCGGTGTAACGACAGAAGAGAAGACCAACCGTGGGATGCAACTCCGCGTGGTGCGCCACCGTCCGGTTTTACCGATTTTGGAATTTGCGCCACTAAAGAGATTTTCCAATTTGCCGACGAAAACTCTACGCCAATTACCGCGACATTGCGGCATGATTTATGCAGTCCGGGTTTAGGGACTGCATCCTATGGTCCCACTTTGAGACAAGAACGTTCCGAATAGGGCATTCCAATTGAATTACTACGGCGAATAACCAGCAGAACCCTGGTGAATACGATTGGTGCATCTTTCTATTCATTCACCGGCACGATATGTTGGTACCCTTAGAAATTGCGTTACAAGTTCATCAACCGTCGTCCCTCATCTTATCGAGCCGAAAGCCTGACGCGTTTTTCCATTCACAAATTACAAAAATTAGATCGTTCATAAATAACCGAGCCCCGGCTCAAGTTTGGAGTCCCCTATCACTCAAGAGCGCACGGACTTTGTGcgcgccgtttttttgctgccttctCTGAATCACTTCAGAAACTTTCCTTACgccatctctttctctggcTCTTTTGCTCTCACTCTTTCGCTTTCCCCCATAAAGGCGGAATGTCGGCTgaaagccaaggaaaattcCTCACAAAAAAGTCTTCTGAAGTCCCGGGTACGAAGGCCCACACCGTCGTACCGACGGTTGGTGCAAATACTTTAGGCCTTCTGCCGTCCGGCCGGTGGACGAGCGGGGGTTGGGGACGACGACCGCAAAGTTCCCTTCGCTCTCCAACCCAACCGAACGCACGGTGTAGAAAGCTACGGTTTGACATGTTTatattcatttttcttcatttgtcCTTCTCGGTATCATTTTTATCGGCCCACCCGCGCTCTGGCGGCTTGTCCTTCGGCTTGTTCGCGTTggattttcctttttgtttttggcccggCGGCAACAAAGGGCCCCGGCGATAGAAACATGGTGGCCAGGTCGTGGATATTGCCCTAGTAGCTGGCCTCTTAAATTCTGGAGGCACCCAATTCTCGTTGTCGTCGCCCAAGATTTCGGCAGGATTGGTTCCTATTGTCTGTGCGCTGGGCTGAATGATCCGTTCTGGAGTGGCGCCTACTGCTCCTGTCTGTgaattggccaccgttggcctcCGGCTGGTCCCCGTAAATCGTTGGGCGCTCTCCACAGGGTTCCGCTTAAGTGGCACGGATATCGATCGGCTCCGGCCATtacttgctgctgccgccgcatGGAGTCGTTCGGCGAAGAAATCCCTCGAACGACCACACGCCCGGTGGCCTCGATGTCTAATCCTTACTATCGCCGCTGGATTACCGTAGCGCCCGCCGACTCGGCACATCACTCACACAGGTCCACCATCTTGTTGCCCTGGATCAGGAGCTCGAGACGGATGAATGGATCGGCCCAGAGGTGACCCTTCGGGGTTCGGTCGGTTAAACGGAAGCGATACGTCCCAGCCGACCGACGACTAATCAGTGATTAAATGAGGCTACGGACGATAGACGCGCAACGAGCGGCAGCGCGCGGCACATTCGGCTGTGTTTTTGCGAGCTCCCCGAACATCcttcaaattcaatttgccacATCCGTCTCGGGTCTCGCTTTACGCTCTTGCTCTGCCCCGAGAGATGCTTCCGACGGCAGCGACCGGAGCTTCCGAAAGGGTTGGTTTCAAGTTTTGTTACACTTTGTTTGCTCTCCCTTTGCGGACCGAAGACTTTCGGATTTGCGGCAACGGTTCGGCCTGGTTCGGCAGGGCTGGTGAACGTGAAatttttgttgagttttgtgCGCACCCGCGTTGTCAAGGAAGTGAACTAGGACGACACGGACTCGAGGCGCTAGATAGaggcaaaccaaaaaaattaCGGCGTCGAAGAAGTTGATTAATTTGTCCTCTCAATTTGTGCTCCTTTGTATTGCTCAATGCGGTGAGAACTCAATTTTATATTTACTATTGCGCCCTTGGGGTGCGTGTTTTCTCGCTTTTTCGACTTGTTTTTCAGCGTTTACCTAATATAGCACAGCATACGGATAGGTACCTGCTGGTGGCATAGAAAGTTTCATTAGGCGGCTGTTCCCATTATTTTGTGTTCATTTATTTCTCGCAACAGCTTGTACCGATCAACTTGGTGCTTCACAATGTTTCAACAATTAGCGCCACCTTTATGGCACAAAGACGTTTACGCAAAGCCTCTTACAGCGTTACATGTTACAGCACACcacaaaaatggcgcaccTCCGGCATCGATAATCGTGCCTGTTTGTGAGGCATTTATGGGTGAatttatttgcaaaatttAGGGCACGGTACTGCCGCGttcaaacaacacacagctgATGAACCACCGGCAatggtggtagtagtagtagcaatTTCGGGCCGCTTACTACAAGCACCGTGTACCCGTGgattgattaattaaattcgCACTCAAACTTTCGGTCGGCGTCTTGGAACTACGGGAACCTCCAAGGAGTGGAGCACTGGAATTGAATTAGATTTTCTCATcgctcccgacccgacccgaac
It includes:
- the LOC128270268 gene encoding sodium/calcium exchanger 3, with the translated sequence MTTATVTNGASSPSNRSIHAAGQHSDTKCEDGLLLPVWQPQDNLTTGDRIARGLVYFLALMYLFIGVSIVSDRFMAAIEVITSKEKEVRVKKAGGEEQIVVVRVWNETVANLTLMALGSSAPEILLSIIEIVAKNFNAGDLGPGTIVGSAAYNLFVIIAICVLVIPDGEVRKIKHLRVFFVTATWSVFAYIWLYLILAQITPGRVDMWEGFLTFLFFPATVLTAYVADRRLLVYKYISKQYRMNKRGVIVQVEAESALEMNNRDEKLNTIDENGGVSEEVRDFEESRREYISALKDLRKKYPQHDLEQLEIMAQEQLMNKGPKSRAFYRIQATRKMMGSGNIMRKISERAQSDLSEVKAELQRVDVDEPIEEDAACRVFFEPGHYTVMESVGEFEVRVVRRGDLAASVTVDFETEDGSAEAGSDYIGKKGTLTFAPGVDEQRFQIQVIDDDVFEQDEHFYIRLSNVSEPAALSTPKVATVMILDDDHSGIFALASKDHELVESVGTYELKVQRYSGARGKVRVPFWTEDGTAKAGKDFEEQRGELIFENNEIEKMIQLVVVEEGSYEKDVLFYVNLGEPQQIGGC